One Bacillus andreraoultii genomic region harbors:
- a CDS encoding metal-sensing transcriptional repressor, whose translation MDKYLHDHPSQPRTQDEKQKIINRLKRIEGQVRGIQKMVEEDRYCVDILVQISAIQSALKNVGFVVTERHLTHCVSDAIRQGEGKETIEELMSVLKQFSK comes from the coding sequence TTGGATAAATATTTACATGATCACCCGAGTCAACCGAGAACACAAGATGAAAAGCAAAAAATCATTAATCGTTTAAAACGAATTGAAGGCCAAGTTCGTGGAATACAGAAAATGGTAGAGGAAGATCGTTATTGTGTTGATATTTTAGTACAAATTAGTGCCATTCAATCCGCATTAAAAAATGTTGGTTTTGTTGTCACTGAACGTCATCTTACCCATTGTGTTAGTGATGCGATTAGACAAGGGGAAGGGAAAGAAACCATTGAGGAACTAATGAGTGTTTTAAAACAGTTTTCGAAGTAA
- a CDS encoding DDE-type integrase/transposase/recombinase: protein MYPQLLTYLFEFIKYQDETIKILQTLLIGKSMFDKPEEKPISKPYRKLQVDELPIVETLEKLDYQELLNDFLEKHGKPLKPVRRHKNAKVCVPSHLNCPKCGAPSDFLYANNGDKGQYQCKVCACLFSEKNRYLKEAILRCPHCSKTLEKIKERKDFDVFKCKNNQCSYYQKKLKGLSKEEKKPFKKDPQAFKMRYIFRLFKFDYKPLSKESPELPKVDLSKLYVSPHTLGLILTYHVNYGLSARKTAAIMNDIHGVSISHQSILNYENSVALIMKPFIDHYPYELSNQFCGDETYIRVSGRWNYLFFFFDTVKKIILSYPVSPNRDTQAAVLAIDEVLLKLKEIPEDLTFVVDGNPIYLLAQHFFAQHDIHFDVKQVIGLTNEDPVSTEYRPLKQIIERLNRTFKGNYKATHGFGSEKGSVSYVTLFVAYFNFLRPHASLENKVPVMIPELSKLPHMPARWTKMIELAQQWLLEIQAA from the coding sequence CTGTATCCTCAATTATTAACCTATTTATTTGAATTTATCAAGTACCAAGATGAGACTATCAAAATTTTACAGACTCTTTTAATTGGAAAGAGTATGTTTGATAAACCCGAAGAAAAACCGATAAGCAAGCCTTATCGAAAACTACAGGTGGATGAGCTTCCGATTGTTGAAACACTTGAAAAGCTTGATTATCAAGAACTACTTAATGATTTTCTAGAAAAACACGGGAAACCATTAAAACCGGTTCGTAGACATAAAAACGCCAAAGTTTGTGTGCCTTCTCATTTGAATTGTCCAAAGTGTGGTGCTCCTTCTGATTTTCTTTATGCAAATAATGGAGATAAAGGACAATATCAATGTAAAGTGTGTGCGTGTTTGTTTAGCGAAAAGAATCGTTATTTGAAAGAGGCCATTTTACGATGTCCTCACTGTTCAAAAACACTTGAAAAGATAAAAGAACGAAAAGATTTTGATGTTTTCAAGTGTAAAAATAATCAATGTTCTTACTACCAAAAGAAGTTAAAAGGTCTTTCGAAAGAAGAGAAGAAACCGTTCAAAAAAGACCCACAAGCGTTCAAAATGCGCTATATATTTCGCCTGTTTAAGTTCGACTATAAGCCACTGTCGAAAGAGTCTCCAGAGTTACCGAAAGTAGATTTATCGAAATTGTACGTGTCTCCGCATACACTGGGACTTATTTTGACTTATCACGTAAACTACGGCTTATCAGCGCGCAAAACCGCGGCCATTATGAATGATATTCACGGAGTTTCTATTTCTCACCAAAGTATTTTAAACTACGAAAACAGTGTCGCGCTCATAATGAAACCGTTTATCGACCATTATCCGTATGAGCTTTCCAATCAATTTTGCGGTGATGAAACGTATATCCGTGTGAGTGGACGTTGGAATTACTTGTTCTTCTTCTTTGATACCGTAAAAAAGATTATTTTGTCGTATCCTGTTTCACCAAACCGAGATACACAGGCAGCTGTATTAGCCATTGATGAAGTATTGCTTAAGCTAAAAGAGATTCCAGAAGATCTTACTTTTGTGGTCGATGGGAATCCTATTTACCTTTTGGCTCAACACTTCTTTGCCCAGCACGATATCCACTTTGATGTGAAGCAAGTCATTGGATTAACCAATGAGGATCCTGTTTCAACGGAATATCGACCGCTTAAACAAATTATTGAGAGACTCAATCGTACTTTTAAGGGTAATTATAAGGCTACACATGGGTTTGGTTCAGAAAAGGGATCGGTATCCTATGTGACTTTATTCGTAGCATATTTTAACTTTCTCAGGCCACATGCTTCACTGGAGAATAAAGTGCCAGTTATGATCCCAGAACTCTCCAAATTGCCACACATGCCGGCACGTTGGACAAAAATGATTGAACTCGCTCAACAATGGCTTCTAGAAATACAAGCCGCCTAA
- a CDS encoding methyl-accepting chemotaxis protein, which translates to MRTMQDMLKEMIQRISLASERIASHSEELTQSSNEVSHGTEQISSTMEELASGAETQANNASELSTNMEVFAQRLDEANKYGNEIHQYSEDVLHVATEGSKQMSDSVEQMQKINTVVQESVHKVEGLTIQSKEISKLVLVIKDIADQTNLLALNAAIEAARAGEQGKGFAVVADEVRKLAEQVANSIVGISNFVNKIQSETVSVSDSLQSGYKEVERGTSQIQSTEESFNKIRSLITEEAKGIESISQILADVSEKGQEMSGSIQEIAAVSEESAAGIEETAAASQQTSSSMQEVTASAEELANLAEELTQMVQKFKL; encoded by the coding sequence ATGAGAACGATGCAAGATATGTTGAAAGAAATGATACAAAGAATTTCCCTTGCATCCGAACGAATAGCAAGTCACAGTGAGGAATTAACCCAATCATCCAATGAAGTAAGTCACGGCACAGAGCAAATCTCCTCAACAATGGAGGAACTAGCATCAGGGGCTGAAACACAGGCGAATAATGCGAGTGAATTATCCACCAATATGGAAGTGTTTGCACAACGGTTAGATGAGGCAAATAAATATGGAAATGAAATCCACCAATATTCAGAAGATGTGTTGCATGTAGCAACAGAAGGTAGCAAGCAAATGAGTGACTCTGTTGAACAAATGCAGAAGATTAATACGGTTGTTCAAGAATCTGTTCATAAAGTAGAAGGCTTAACTATTCAGTCAAAAGAAATTTCGAAACTCGTACTTGTTATAAAAGACATAGCTGACCAAACGAATCTTTTGGCATTAAATGCGGCAATCGAAGCAGCAAGGGCTGGTGAACAAGGGAAAGGTTTTGCTGTTGTTGCGGATGAAGTGAGAAAATTAGCCGAACAAGTAGCGAACTCTATCGTGGGTATTTCAAATTTTGTTAACAAAATTCAAAGTGAAACAGTAAGTGTATCGGACTCCTTGCAAAGTGGTTATAAAGAAGTAGAACGTGGAACAAGTCAAATTCAGTCAACAGAAGAAAGCTTTAATAAAATTCGAAGTTTAATTACGGAAGAAGCTAAAGGGATTGAATCGATATCTCAAATCTTAGCTGATGTGTCAGAAAAAGGACAAGAAATGAGTGGCTCTATTCAAGAAATTGCCGCGGTATCAGAAGAATCTGCTGCAGGAATTGAAGAGACGGCTGCTGCTAGTCAACAGACAAGTAGTTCCATGCAAGAAGTGACAGCAAGTGCAGAAGAATTAGCCAACTTGGCAGAGGAATTAACGCAAATGGTTCAGAAGTTTAAATTATAA